In Juglans microcarpa x Juglans regia isolate MS1-56 chromosome 1S, Jm3101_v1.0, whole genome shotgun sequence, the genomic stretch GTAGATACTTGTGTTTTTATTCAATCAAGTGGCCTTTCAGCGTTATGACGTGTAATGTTTGTAggcttcttttttatttttaattttattgttgcaGGGAAGTAGGCCAGGTGGCAATAGGATTATGGAAATTTTACAGATGCTGGGATAGCGTGACATGCGTCCTGGAAACTTGGGTATTATCTTCGATCCAACGGTGGGAAGCGTAACTATATTGATGAAGCAGCTCAGCTTAACCGTCTGTATTTCCTTGCATTGGATGGGAAAGGAAGTCCCCTAAGTAATGATGCGCGTGGTGGATGTCTGTGTGACagtcaattttatatataattatctctACCTAAGAAGAGCGAGGCCGTGTCTGTCAGTGCGCTCGAGCCACTTTAGCCACTTCTCCAGCTAAGCTTAATAAATCCGACGGATGCGATGCGGCTTTACTTTCATATGATGGTTCGCAAAGCTTTTTCACGACCCTAATCAGCTGATGTTAGTTAACTAATCCATCCCGAGTTATGCAACAGTAATACGGCGTCGTACCCTGTTTCGTACTCAAGAGAGCCATTCCAAAGCAGCTATGCCATACCCTGGCCAAGCTACAGCTACATGCTGCCAAATTCAACGGTCAatcgcccccccccccctagAGAATATAGTTACAATATGTACCTGGCCACCATTCTTGGGTGGTTCCTTTCTCAATTTTGATTGGACTAGGctatgttttcatttattttaatgttcAGATTTTAACAATAtgtacaaaaattataattgttttgataGTCTCGAGGATGTAACGCGGTAAAAATTGATAGTTCGGGTTGTTTTTCGatcttattaaaaattatttaaaacataattttcgaCTATGTTTCCTAGTTTATTCTCACGATACTAATTAGATAGAGGGTACTCCGTTGGTACGAGACATGAGCGAACATAATCGTGTTGGATAATGTATTGATGTGGGGTCTACTGATGGAGTCCAAACTCAAGTAACACCACATGTAAGTGTAACACACCACCACAAGTGGATAAGGTGCTACGATTAGTACCACATATCTATCTTTGTTTATGATATACTAACCAGTAGTAAAGAACTAGCAGTggcacctctctctctctctctctcaaacttgTCTCCGGCGCCGGTAGCAGTATATATATGGCAGCCTCAAAGATGTTGCTATTATACTCACCAGCATCAAATTCCTTATCACCCTCACGATCTAACGGCCCCTTCAACTCAACACATGAAAGAGCAAGATCGTACGCTCCGATCAAACTCTTGGGAATGGCAAAAGAGAGCAGCGAAAGCGGCGGCAACGGTGTTATAGAGAAAGCAGCAATAGCAGGTGGGTTAGTGTCGACGCCAGTGATAGGCTGGTCTCTCTACACGCTCAAGACAACAGGTTGCGGCCTCCCACCGGGGCCCGGGGGTTCAATAGGTGCATTAGAAGGCGTGAGCTATTTAGTTGTTGTGGGAATTGTAGCTTGGTCCTTGTACACCAAAACCAAAACTGGTTCTGGTCTTCCCAATGGTCCTTTTGGGTTGTTGGGAGCTGTTGAGGGTCTCTCATACTTGACATTGCTCGCCATTCTCGTAGTGTTCGGGTTGCAGTATTTTGAGCAGGGTTATATCCCTGGCCCTCTCCCGGCGGACCAGTGCTTTggctgatctctctctctctctctctaaagtgGATAATGTGGCATGTAGGCCACTATAATTCTATCTCTAGTCTGTGGTTACATTTCTTCCAAGttgtcatgttatttatttttataagtcaaTTGCCATTTATACACGCACACATATTTCTCGTCCTTGCGATCTCTATCTGAATTTCTTGTTCCCCAAGTGGGTTCTTCTGCTAATTGACTGTCCTCATGTTTATGTGGGGAATATTTCTCTTGGTAAGTTTGAATCTGCTCCACTTTTAATGTTGAAGCGTTTGAGGTGACTTCTTTAGTAAATTGATGCACGTTTATCATAACTAGTACTAGCAATCCCTTTTTGATCTCGTCCTGCTTGACTCGATCTTTTGAAATGCTGACCAAGTTTCCCTAATATTCCTAGCATACCCCAAGTGTTCCCAGTGTTTAGTAGGCAGCTTTATTCAGGGCATACTGGCAGTACAGCATGTTCAAGCTTCAGCTTAAAAGGGGCAGTCGATTGGGAGCTCCTGTTAATTAATAAGCAATATTACAACTTGAATTCTTGGCAACTTCTTTGTCTCATCGAACAAAATCTTTTCAGACAATTGGATCCACCACCTGATCATGGgtaaactactaaaatagtctCCGTGGTTTGTACTATTGAAGAATCGCATGCAGTTAAATTCAAAACTACCTAATCCTCAGGAGGCAACTGTCAAACGATGACATGCATCTCAGTTATCacatttaaaattcaaataaaaattaactcaTGTTTGGCAGATGATCTGAGTTAATGCGGCAAGTAAACGAACGAACTAAAGCTGCCGCGCGAGAGTATGAGCCTTCCTCTTTAACGTTGTATATATGGATGCCATCCATTTCGCTTACAAAGTCTTCTTCCGAATTTATATCCCGTAATGGACTAGGATAGTGCTATAACGACTAGCGTCTGAGATATCCGAGTCCAAACGGTCTCCCAACTGCAACCCAGGTCAAGCTGCAGTCTTTTTCaaagtcctttttttttctttttcttgggagGGAGGACCCCCTTctgctcgctctctctctctctcactctcaaaaGCCATAGATGACCAAAATTGAAGCATAATATCTTGAGAAATACTCTAATTATAaaggattatataaaaataatcaacaaaCTGATATAAGTTAATGTGATTCGTTAGATTATAAGAtttcgttagattataaaatagatctaacgtataagataataaatcttataaatttgaCTTCCTCTAGCAGTTGCTTTTCCATAATCACAATTCATGCAAGAATTATCCATAGTAATACTTGTGGATGTGTTGTGGTATTATATGTTAATCGATTGTATAATAACGCATATgccccataaaaaaaaaaaaaaggcatatgCCACgtggttaaaataattaaagaggataagatttaagattaaaaaaaaaaaaacttgttatatttctaaaaaacAATAGTGgtagaaacaacatattttgtAAAGCGTCAAGTCGTCCATTATGATATTGATGGTTAATTCGCATCTCTAATAGAGAATGTTGGGAAAatgctataaatatatatatatatatatatatgtatgtgtgtgtgtgtgtatatatatatatatatatgtatgtatgtatctttgattttatcatttttcagttatatattttcttgatgtgtaatttattttaatatctcattcactttaacaaaaattttaatttcatatcatcttcatcattacaacttttctaaattttcatataaaataaaataaataattcaactttctaaaattttaaaataaaaataatattaaaaaatatattttaacaatattttattcaacttttatctcaactcattttatttcatctcttttcatctgcgaaaacaattAAATTAGGCCTAAGTTGCCTTATCCATTTAAGTAGTAGACATATGactatttaaattaattgatgtaagtaaatataattaaaaaattaaaaatgataaaatttaagatgaaataatCATATTACAAGACACGGTGAATTTCTAGGTAATCGCGACCCAACGCCACCAACATAAGAAaaactttctttctttgattCTCTTTTGGAACTTGATCATGTATAAACTATACGTTTAGCCTTTAGGGGAAAGTACGAGGTTGCAGGTCATGATGATCAATTGTCTGTAATCTGAGGTTGTTTTAATTACGAGTGTGAAGACAAGCGTGCAATGTGGAGAGAGTAGTTTTTATATCTGAAATATTggtttttcataattaattacctgaattaataaaattataggtTGTCATAATTTGATGAATGTGAACGAAGCAAAACCACATGAGCCATGCAGGAACCATTAAAATGAATAACCAACTCGAACTAAGTTTGGGTTGGCAAAACAAAAGGCTCAAACTTTACTTAGACTAgatcatagagagagagagagagagagagagagagagagagagagttcctGCTTTGTAGGAGGCCATTGGGTAGGACAGCGTCTCCTTACTATAATGGAAATTCCAATATGCTActgattttctctcttttctttgaGATCACCCAGCTAGCTCCTATCTTCTTCAATCAGGTAccagtttttttaaagaaaacattttctCTATCTACAAAAAGtcatcatctttaaaaaaaaaaaaaaaaaaaaaaaaaaaaaaaaaaaaaaggaattttgcCCAGAATTCTCCATGTCTAATACAAGAGAAAACGATATTAGAGCATGTAAAAGGCTCAAATGATCTGagtaatttgatggtacccccTATTTAAGATAGAAACACAGCGTACGTACATAACAATATTTGGAAGTTTTGTGCTCACGTATGGTGTTCTAATGGCTGATTGATGTGTTTTTTCATACAATTTACGCTGCTTTAAGTCGTATTGCAATGGGTTTGTTTTTCATAACtgatgatctctctctctctcgttggaACTTTTCATATTGTTCAGGGGCTTCCCATCTTTGAGACGAGCAGTTGCGGCAGAGGTGGAGTTAATTTCCGGCATAAACTTCAACGTTAATCTTTGTCGGAAGTTCACGACCTAATAATGCCTTCGCCTTCCACGACTGCTTCGTCACCAGACTCTCCACCCTCACTGGCCGCTCCACCACCATCGAACTCATCATCAAATTCCTCATCACCTCCATCATCGTCACCATCACCACCTTCACAGTCATCGCCACCACCTAAAGAATCACAACCAGCTCCACCACCGCCAcaatcaccaccaccatcaaACGGTTCATCGCCACCACCATCAAATGGCTCACCCCCACCACCCTCTTCTTCTGATGCctctcctccaccacctccaaaTAACAACTCAGGTTCCTCGCCGCCCCAAACCGTATCGCCACCTCCGCCGCCCCATTCTTCTGGAAGATCACCTCCGCCACCTCCACACAAAGTCTCGCCATCTTCGGGTTCTGATAACTCGTCGTCCAGTTCGTCGGAATCTAGCAACACTGTACCCCTAATAGTAGGAGTCACAATTGGGGTAGGGTTGTTGCTAATTGCCATGATCCTCATTTGTAGAAGCTGttcaaggaagaagaagagaaagcatGGTCTTGTGGAGATGCAATACTATGGAGATCCTTCACAAAATGGTGCCAATATCCATAGCCATCTTTTGTGCTTCTAAGACATCATGGAAGCTTATTGTGcataattaaacaatattcTACGACAAAATTTCCCCCACCACCCTCGtatacttttttctttcaacaatgatcacaaatgaatttattcaacattctgtgtatatatatatatatatgtgtacgGGTGTGTGATGAGGGCTTATTAACTCTTGACAAAcatatcaagtcacgtcaatttataagattatttttatataatttttgtttctaaagtaTTTCTCGTGAAGAGCGTTTTGGCCTATCCATCTATATTATAAATTCTACGATTTATTGCGCAGGTGGTGGATACTACACCAATCCAACTCAACCCAGCTGGCACCAAAGTCCCCAAGGTGTGGGCCATGTTGTCAGGCTATCGACACCACCAGGGGGCCCAGTGGGACCTTCTGCGGGGGGTGCCTGGCCTAGTCCCCCACCCCCTATGATGATGCCAAGTAGTGGTGAGATGAGCTCCAGCTTCTCAGGCCCATACAAACCTCCCTTGCCACCTCCTTCGCCAAATATTTCACTTGGATTCAACAAGAGTACCTTCAGTTATGAGGAGCTAGCGGCTGCCACAGGTGGGTTTTCGCAGGCCAATCTGTTAGGGCAGGGCGGCTTTGGTTATGTGCACAAAGGTGTGTTGCCAAATGGACAGGAAGTTGCGGTTAAGAGTCTCAAGTCAGGCAGCGggcaaggagagagagaatttcagGCAGAGGTTGAGATCATTAGCCGTGTTCATCATCGACATCTTGTTTCACTCGTTGGATATTGTATCGCCGGTGGGCAGAGGATGCTGGTTTACGAATTTGTTTCCAACAAGACCTTGGAATATCACCTCTATGGTAGTTAATTTCTACACTTGGATATAAACATTTCTTATCAGCTTACGTGATAATTTTGCTTATGAGCCATATCAGATGGAGTATGTCTATTTATTGGTTGCAGGAAATGGTCGTCCAACTATGGATTGGTCAACTAGACTTCGCATTGGAATAGGATCTTCCAAAGGGCTCGCATACCTTCATGAAGACTGTAAGGAATTaatttttactctctctctctctctctatctctctcaatctctctttccccctgtgtgtgtatatgtagTCATCTCATTTGTTGATTGATTCTGCATGTAGGCCATCCTCGGATCATCCATCGTGATATCAAAGCAGCTAACATTCTCCTTGACGACAACTTTGAAGCCATGGTATTTGTTCTTCATCCATGCTCCTACACACAAATATACCTATATTTCATTAGATattagtagctagctagctactaatATGATGTGTAGAACCATCAAATTTACTTATATTTCATTTGATATGATGCTCATGATTCGGAATCTAATCAGCCATTCTCCAATGATAATTATTCAGGTGGCTGATTTTGGATTGGCTAAGCTATCGTCTGACAATTACACTCATGTATCTACACGTGTCATGGGAACATTTGGGTATGGTGTCTCCCAGATTCTTTCTATGATTAAGGGTGTGTGCTATGGAGCAACTTCAGCATATGTAAAATGGcgatttctatttcttttaatattaggAATATCATTTGTGCTTGTGATCAATAGGCAAAAAACTAAGTTGGAAAAATAATTCGCTCATAAAGGATTAGTGCAGATGTTGTGGGGTAATTGATATACCTATTTGCTAGATAAATTACCCCACAACAATTGCTAAATAATGTGCCAATGCAGGTATTTGGCTCCGGAGTATGCATCAAGTGGCAAGTTGACGGAAAAATCTGATGTTTTCTCATACGGTGTCATGCTCTTGGAATTAATAACTGGGAGACGACCTGTGGATCTTTCGAGTACAATGGATGATAGCTTAGTGGATTGGGTTTGTAgttcaaaataacaataatatgttttattacCCCCCAAATTTTGGGCTGCAAAGTACTGAGAGTTTCTGCAAATGTGTGACAAACATCAGGCTCGACCGCTTTTGGCTCGTGCTCTGGAGGAAGGCGAATACGATGAGCTGGTTGATCCAAAATTGGAGAACAATTACAACCCTAATGAGATGGCACGCATGGTTGCCAGTGCTGCTGCCAGCATTCGCCACTCTGCTAGAAGGCGCCCGAAAATGAGCCAGGTATGGACCTCCAAGTCCTCCCACGAAGGAGAATGGActtgtgcgtgtgtgtgtagaAAAAAACACTTTGCACCTTCGTACTATTAAGGGTTTTAACCTCTAATGACTACATACTTATACTTTGCACCCTACTTTTATCTCACGTAACGAGGTGGCATAGCTTATCAACACTTGAATTTTCTTAGGAATGTGGTTTGCAacattactctctctctctctctctctctctctatatatatatatatatataatgttaagattataataaataaaagtagttCTTATAGACAAGAAGAATGTGTTGTTTACTTGATGACCTACaatacatatatgcatgcttttAAAAGGACGatgaataatttataatgtATCTATATCATGGAAAAACAGATTGTACGTGCATTGGAGGGAGATATATCTCTGCTAGAAGACTTAAATGATGGGGTGAAGCCTGGCCAGAGCTCTGTTTTCAACCCAAATGGGAGCTCAGAATATGATACCGCTGCATATAATACCGACATGAAGAAGTTCAGAAAGATAGCATTGTCTAGCCAGGAATTTGCAAGCGGCGAGTATGGCATGTCCAGCAACGAGTTCCGCGAGGGCAATGGAACGAACCAAAAGAATTACCTTTGAGCAACCAGATTAATACTATTCATGGTAATTCGGTTaatgtttataagaaacttgGGATTTGGGTTTTTTGAGGCGATGCTAAAAGATACATCATGGTTTCGTTAGGGTTTGACAGAAAATGATACGCgcacaactattttataatttttatacaactcttcaataaaatattattatttttaaaatttatttgaattttgattttgatggttttggattcaaaaaataataatattttattgaagagcgtaaaaattataaaatagttgtgttAATTTATATCATGATTTCACTTGACTAAttgctttattttctctttctaaaaGGATATCATGTAATGATCTTGCGTAAATGCATAAACTAAGCAATGGAGACAGATCTAGCTAGCTTATATGTTATTTGTGAAAAGCACTGTTTGTATAATACAATTGAACTAGCAATCAGCAATTTTGGGGATAGTTTTAAGTCATCTTTCTTAGTACAATTGTTTGTCGTTagtttcttttaagtttttagtatttgacaaaagagaaatacttaaaccataaaaagattatacaaaaataattttataaattgatgtggtttgatgtggctcgttagattataaaattatttttattataaagtggatcaaacaaatcaaataaagtcatgtcaatttataaaattattttgtgtaattcttttataaatcaTGTAGCGGTATTCCTGACAACATTGGGTATCAAAATCcatgattggaaatttatgttgtattagcaaaagaaaatttatgCATTTCGCACTCTTATTTTACTTCTATCCCATTATGATGAGGTTGTGATGAATTCTACTTATGGCGACTCGCCAGAATGCCCATAACATCaacttttgattttcttttagaagAAACAAAGAATGATCTAAgagtaatgatttgtataaaatctcaaatagacaagttttgcaaagttattttataaacaaatagaTCCTATTATGGAAAAGTGTAacaaaaatctattattttttagtggGTATACGTGGAGCTTTTGCGTGAAACTTTTCTATTTAGGacttatatctagcattattcaagtgataaaaatatcatattttatacggtaaaataaaaataaaatgagagtgtgatttgtagcattactctttacaAAATGTTAGTAAGCCATCCAATCACTTCTTAGTTTTATCATAACACCTGCCCGTCATTAAGTATTGGAagccataaaataaaagaacataaaaaatagGATCACACAACTTTTACACAAAATCCGTCTACATGGTTCCAAAGATCTGAACCCCCTTGTGACTGAATATGTCACTCGTTATTGTGATAAATAAATTGGGTAAGAGCTTTCACAACTCACAAGTCACAAGCCTTGTGGCACAATTACGAGGCCATGCACGTAGGTTTTTTCAAtaagacttatcatttgagatttCAAGCCAAATTATACACGTGAGAAgtgaataaaaatttcaaaccaaatattttattaagttagatgaaaatgtattcttttattttagaaaaacgaaatgatagttgcagtcgtgagtgtgtaagcgccgtgcaatcactttgaaaaaatgaataaatacgggactcacataaaaaataataattttttaataatagacttcactatttttcaaagcaacTACACAGCGATTGCGTATTCCACaactgtacgtagcattactctttagaaaaattttactcattatccCCACAtgacaccacacaccacacataatttttttaatttttaatttttttttctcttaccaaatgtggtgtatggataatgagtaaaatatttcaattagtttaggaaaaataaaaccaaacaaaattttttaaaaaaattaaaaaaattaaaataagtgtgATATGTAGCGTGTGGTGTGTCTacatgatgagtagcaaaatcCTCTATTTTAAACTATTGAGtaaagtattttcttaaaatgaggGATTGGAGACTCcgacaaatatctcaaaataattattacgtactgttcaaaaaataaaatagaaaatataaatggacatatttcattcacataattCTTAGCTAAAGATCGAGAGAATCCTACGCTTATTGAGGATAGAGGTGAGagctgttttatttatttaattatttgttattatttgtgGGAAATGGAACATCATTTTTAAGGTTTGCAAATGGGTTGAATTTAAGTGGGTAGTGAATTGTGAAgctttattcatttaatttttactcGAACACGAGTCAAGCTCAAACTTTTCATTGCATTGTACCTTGCATTCATGAATAAGTCATTTAATATTCGAGCGAGTTCGATTTTGTTCATGACCtacttcattttgataaaatggaTTATTCGTAttgtatttttaactttatctataaATTCCAACAAATAAACAATGACATTTTgccaatatatttttaaagttgatatATATGTGGTTTATAAGGACTCAAATAACATATTTAGTATTACAATTCTTCTACATACAAGCAAAACTACGTACACTACAAGGAATTTGGCTCTTGCGGGGAGCGAGCTCACTGCAATTCCTCTGGTTTCTCGCAGCAACCGAGTAGCAACTGCGATATTCATCCATCGCTAATCGGTCGAAAGTAAAATGTCTGGTGAGACCAATTTCGGTGATAATTGCAAGGGGCCGCAATTGCTGCAGATGTTGCTGTCGATCTATCTCGCAGCAAAAGTTGTGAATAGGTAGGGTTTGAAGGGCAATTACGACTGGGACGTTGTCGGGAATTCACGATATTTACGGTGAAATTTCGGTCACCGCAAATTCATCTTCGGCGAGGTTGGGTCACCgcaattgcaaaaaaaaatttcccaaGACATCCCACAGCAATATGTCGATGCCCAATTTGGGATTGAAGGGCTATTATGGCGAATGTTGGGGTGCCGCCATCATCAACCTACGGCGATACTAGGGGCACTGCAAAAGCCATCCCTTGCTGCGTGTTTGGGGAATGCCGAAAATAAAACCCATACCAACACGGCCATATATTTCTTACGCCGGAATTCGTAAGGATTGGTTGCGGGGAGGGGTGAATCGCGCAGGGAATATATTGTTTACAGCCTTTCAAATTCTAGACATTAAAATTCGTGGGTATTTGCTCTACAAGAATTCCCAGAATCGGCGAGGAACGAACTCAGCAAATCAATGGGTTTACCAAGTGGCAGAAATATATCTCTGCGATAAATTTCTAGTTTTTTCAAAAGCTTAgctaattttattatatatggcTGGAACTCATGATGATGCATCCAGGTACGTAATTGATCCTCAATCTCAACCCATTTCCGCCAATCATAGAATTATTATTGGAAAACTTGAAGTAGTGcaaatttcattatatatatgtatatctcaAATATATGTATCAATTGAACAGATTCCTCTGTATATCTCATTTCCGCTAGTCTGTATAAAGTCATTTTCTTTGTATATCTCAAATTTCATTATATGTATCAATTGAACAAAAACTCTAACAAATTTCATTAGATCTCAAATTACAATTTAATTATTCATTGATCAAATTCCTCTCCATCCAATTGGTACTCTGCCAATCCGGTATTTGAGgccttttaatttattgtagaTTTTAATATGGCAAATAGATATCCatgtataaataaaagattgaaTGTCAAGCTTGAATAcaactttaaataaaacacCATATATTTGACTTGCATTTTCATGTACATTGCCATCCAGTTTTCATACAAGTTTGAATGAACATCACATTTACTTTCACATCCGAGAATTATAGTAGGTAGAAAGACTTAATGCCATGCAAAATCAAGCTTAAATTCCTAAATACATGCTGCCACTAAACACATAAATATGGAGATGAAGCTTAATTTTCCTAAACACATAAAGCTAAATTTTCATCTAGATGAAAATTGGATTTCTTGTTAACATGGCTATACATTTTAACCTGGAGTGAAGTATAGTTTTTGCATCCTGCATGCAGGTTCATTGgtgcataaaaaattatcatgtcTCTTTAATCAACCTCAAACAGCTTATGTCTACCTGCAACTTAGATAAATTCAAACAATTAGCAATGGTTAACATTTCAGCACCCTGCACCACGTCTTTCAACAAAAAACCAACAATTTGGCTAATCTCCCATATCATAGAAAACTACCAAGCATGACAAGTAAAATTATTCTCAATATATTATGaaagaatgtatatatatttggcaGCCTTGTTGAATTGAGCAGATTATTTATTGATCTAGCGATcgatatatacacacacacacacacacacacacatacatgcatGTTTTCCTCCTTACTATTAGGAACAATAtctctcattgttttttttttttttttttgatattgtGGAACAATAGCTCTCATTGTTCTGGAATCACAAGTACGCGTGGACGCCCCAGATCTATGGGAAACTATATATACCAtgcttttcaaattctaatatgtGAATGAATCAGAAACTGCCATTAATTAGCTAGTTTTGGAACAGATAAATTTAACCTtcaaatttagtatttattactTCCTAGCTAGCTCCTAATTCAAGTGTTTGTTCTCATGATGATCACTTTACATGCATATTCTGTGGAACAATCAAATACCTATACTAAATCAATTAAAACAAATCTAGATAATACTCTATTATAGAAAATCTTACCAAAAACTTTTCTTAGTACCTAGTATACATCCCCAAGTTCCAGGTTTTAATATCACCAACCTAATACTTCCAAACTCTCTTAACAATTCCTAACAAGACATGCAATTGGAAGGGGCTTTAAAGCATACTttcaaagttaaaaaataaccTTTAACAAAATGGAACACCAAGTTGTAGACCAACAAATATATGCCCATGACTTTGTTTTTCTGCCATTCCAGCTAGTATAACCAACTTTAAAATCCTACACCATTTTCTAAGACAACTACTAAACAAAATATGTGCATGCAAGCAAAAGTTAGCATATGATTcttaacaaaatatcaaaaaactCCCAATTTACAAACCCATCCAACTAAAGATTTCCTTGAGTGTTGCTATTAGACACTCCTTCAATTTCATAATCATTCATCCTCTGGTCATAGGATTGTTGCCAAACCAGTAATTGTCTTACATCTCTTTTCAGTTCATCCAATTCTGTCTTGTACATCATTGCCTCATTTTTatgtttctcattttcttgggCTA encodes the following:
- the LOC121247691 gene encoding uncharacterized protein LOC121247691: MAASKMLLLYSPASNSLSPSRSNGPFNSTHERARSYAPIKLLGMAKESSESGGNGVIEKAAIAGGLVSTPVIGWSLYTLKTTGCGLPPGPGGSIGALEGVSYLVVVGIVAWSLYTKTKTGSGLPNGPFGLLGAVEGLSYLTLLAILVVFGLQYFEQGYIPGPLPADQCFG
- the LOC121245904 gene encoding proline-rich receptor-like protein kinase PERK4, which codes for MPSPSTTASSPDSPPSLAAPPPSNSSSNSSSPPSSSPSPPSQSSPPPKESQPAPPPPQSPPPSNGSSPPPSNGSPPPPSSSDASPPPPPNNNSGSSPPQTVSPPPPPHSSGRSPPPPPHKVSPSSGSDNSSSSSSESSNTVPLIVGVTIGVGLLLIAMILICRSCSRKKKRKHGLVEMQYYGDPSQNGGGYYTNPTQPSWHQSPQGVGHVVRLSTPPGGPVGPSAGGAWPSPPPPMMMPSSGEMSSSFSGPYKPPLPPPSPNISLGFNKSTFSYEELAAATGGFSQANLLGQGGFGYVHKGVLPNGQEVAVKSLKSGSGQGEREFQAEVEIISRVHHRHLVSLVGYCIAGGQRMLVYEFVSNKTLEYHLYGNGRPTMDWSTRLRIGIGSSKGLAYLHEDCHPRIIHRDIKAANILLDDNFEAMVADFGLAKLSSDNYTHVSTRVMGTFGYLAPEYASSGKLTEKSDVFSYGVMLLELITGRRPVDLSSTMDDSLVDWARPLLARALEEGEYDELVDPKLENNYNPNEMARMVASAAASIRHSARRRPKMSQIVRALEGDISLLEDLNDGVKPGQSSVFNPNGSSEYDTAAYNTDMKKFRKIALSSQEFASGEYGMSSNEFREGNGTNQKNYL